A segment of the Tissierellales bacterium genome:
TTTTTTCAAAATACTGCCCTTTCAGTATATAGCCATAACCTACATCAGCACCATCTATTAGGTAATCATACAATTCTATCTGCATATAATCATATTCAAATTGCTCGGCAATGGATGCTATTTCAGCTATTTGACCTGAAGCTATCTTTTTATTTTTCTTTCTCAATTCAACAAATCTATCGAAAATTTTAAAAAAAATAACTTTCGCTTTTTTTATATTATTATTGCTACTTAAATCATCAAGATATTCAATATATCTATCTAACTTGATATCATATTCTATTTCACTACTCACTTTTTTCACCTCTAAACCGAATATTAATAACTAATAATATGATTATTATACACTACATACTATAATTTGTTAATCCATACAAATAGAGCTCGGTATAGATATTCTATAACCGAGCTCTTGAAATTTCTTTATAAAAAAAGAGGATGTCCTAAATCATCCTCAATCGTTAATCCTAAACCCCTTAAACAATTACTTGTCTTTAGGATACTACATCGCACAGCTTTACAATGTGATTTCTATCACAATTATCGTTTTACAACATATATTAACAAATTTTTTCTATTATTCCTCCACCTACTACATAACCTTCTTTATAAAATACCACAGATTGACCTTTAGTTATAGCTCTTTGTTCCTCTTCAAATACAACTTTTACAGTATTTTCATCTATTGGATAAATAGTAGCTGCTGAAGCCGCTCCATTATATCGAATTTTCGCCATAACTTTTAGCTCTTTATCTAATTTCTCTGTATATATTAGATTCACATCTTCTGCTATCAATTCTTTTTTCATTAAATCATCATTATCTCCAATGACAATTTCATTTGTCTCAGCATTAATATCAATGACAAAAGCAGGTTTTCCTATAGCTATCCCAAGACCTTTTCTTTGTCCTATGGTATAATATACAATTCCTTTATGTCGGCCAAGAACATTGCCTTCCTTATCCACAAAATTTCCTTCTTTGACATTGCCAAGCATATCACAAATAAAATCACCATGACTATTATCTGGCACAAAGCAAATTTCTTGACTATCTCTTTTCTTATATAAATGTAATCCTATTGACTCTGCTATTTCTCTTACCTCATCCTTATTGTATGTTCCACAAGGCATCAATGTATGAGCTAATTGCTCTTGAGTTAACGTATACAGCATATATGTCTGGTCTTTTCTCTCATCAATTCCTTTTTTTAGCTGATATCTACCATCTTCCTCTACGATTTGAGCATAATGTCCCGTCGCAATATAATCAGCTCCTAGTGCTTTTGCTCTTTTGTACAAGGCATCAAACTTTATTTTTTTATTACACATCACACAAGGGTTTGGTGTCCTGCCATTAGTATATTCGTCAACAAAATAGTCTATAACTTTCTCTTTAAATGGTTTTTTGAAATTCATTACATAAAACGGTATATCAAGTTGATCCGCTACCATTCTAGCATCTGTAACCGCTGATAAAGAACAGCAGGCTTTTTCATCTTCAAACCCATCATCATCAGGCACAAATTTCATCATTATTCCAATAACATCATATCCAGCTTCTTTCAATAAGTGAGCTGCAACGGCACTGTCTACGCCGCCACTCATTCCAATTACCACTTTTTTTTTCATTTATATCACCATTCACTTTCTAAACATCACAAAGTTCGCAAAAATCTTACTTTTTCACAAACAGTCTTTATTACATAATCAATCTCATCTTCAGTTGTATATCTTCCTATAGAAAATCTTAAAGACGCCAAAGCACGATCTTCATCTAATCCCATTGCTGTAAGAACATGAGATGGATCTAAAGCACCAGATGCACAAGCACTTCCTGCTGATACCATTATATTTTCTTGATCCAATGCCAAAAGCAAAGACTCTGATTCTATATCTTCGAAACCAACATTCAATATATTTGATATTTTAAAGTGCTCTTCCTCTGGTCCATTATACCAAACACCTTCCAAACCACATAAGCCTTCATATAGCTTATTTCTATATTCTCTAAATCTATTGTTTTCTTCTTCAAATAATTTAATTAAATTTTCAAACGCAACTTTAAATGCTGCTATTGCAGGTAAGTTTTCAGTCCCCGCTCTTTTATAGTTCTGTTGCGCTCCTCCATATATAAGCGGTTTTATATTAAGTCCATTTTTAATATACAATCCACCAAGTCCCTTTGGCCCATGAAGTTTATGTGCAGAAAATGATAGCAAATCTATTCCATAACTCTCAACATCTATGGGAACATGACCTATAGCTTGAACTGCATCTGTATGAAATAATATATCTTTTTTAGCACAAATTTTTCCAACTTCTTTTATCGGCTGAACAGAGCCTACTTCATTGTTTGCAAATATTAAACTAATCAAAACTGTATCTTCTCTAATATGTTTTTTCAATTCTGTCAAACTAATTTTACCTTCACAATCTACCGGCAAATAAGTAACATCATATCCATTATCTTCAAGATATTCGCATGTTCTAAGAGTCGCATGATGCTCTATTTTAGTCGTAATCATGTGCTTTCCTTTTTCCTTGTTCGCCTCCATGATTCCGCGAATCGCCCAATTATTTGACTCAGTAGCACCACTCGTAAAATAGATATCTTTAAATGGAGCATTAATAAAACCACCTATGACTTGACGCGTTTCATCTATAATTTTTTTAGACTCTCTAGAAAAAGAATACACTGATGAAGGATTCCCAAAAAAGTCTAAGCTATACTTCGCCATTATATCTAGCGCTTCCCTATCTAATCCTGTCGTTGCTGCATAGTCCATATATACCATTGATTCCATATAATCACCTAATTCTATATATTATTTAACCTTTCAATAACTCGAGCTCTTCTTCGCTCAACTCTCTATATTCTCCAAGCTCTAAATGTTCATCTAATTTCAACGATCCCATCTGCATTCTCTTCAAATATACTACTTCATTTCCAATAGCTAGCATCATTTTTTTTATCTGATGAAATTTACCTTCTCTGATAGTCACATACGCTTTGCTTATTTCTCCCGACTCTAAAATCTCAAGTTCAGCTGGCAAACATTTATAATCTCCGTCTATTGTGACTCCTTTAGAAAATTTGATTACATCTTCTTCTTTTAACTCATCACATACTTCTACATAGTATGTCTTATCTACGTGTTTTTTAGGTGACAGCAAATTATGTGAAAGTTTGCCATCATTAGTTAGCAAAAGAAGTCCCTCAGTATCTTTATCTAATCTTCCAACTGGAAATGGTTCGAAAGCCCAAAATGACTCATCTATTAAATCTATAACAGTTTCATCTCTATAATCAGATGTTGCACTTACAACTCCTTGAGGTTTATTTAGCATTATATATATATACTCTCTATATACAGCTTTTTCTCCATTAACATACACTCTATCATTCTCTGTATCTATATGCATATCAGCCTTTGTAATGCCTTTGCCATTTACTATGATTTCGCCTTTTTTTGCCATCTTTCTAATCTCTTTTCTAGAACCATATCCTAGATTTGAAAGCATTTTATCTAATCTCATTCTACCACTTCTCCTAATATTCTATAAGCTCGACATTCGGCGTTAAATTATAAATTACATCTTTTCTCTCAACTATTATTCTAGCATTTTGAGCCATTTTATCATTTGCCTTTATGTTCTCTAGTAACTCTCTTGTTGGATTTATTGCTATCGGATTTCCAACCTTGCTTAGCATAGAATAATCTCCATTAGTATCTCCATACGCATAGCTCTTTGAAAGATCTAAATCATATTTTTCAACCAATTGTTTTAATGCTTTATTTTTGCTAACTGAATCCCACATTGGAATAACATCCCCAGTGAAACGCCCCTCTTCATCTACTAAATATTGAGCCCCTTTATATGCATCTACTCCATATTTTTCTGCCATCTTAGATACTAAAAAATTTGGACTTCCAGATATAAAAAATACCTTATGCCCTTGTTCTTGATGCCACTTTATTTGATCTCTCGTAAATTTATACACTACATCTCCATTTAATCTTATTACTTGATTTGAGATAAATTCCAAATCTTCTTTCTTTCGTCCTCTCAATGCTTCTATATATATATCAACAAGCTCTAACATATAGTCTTCATAATCTCTAACTCGTTTTCTCCATTCTTTATATGTATACTTCACATGAGAATGCCACAATCTTGGATCTACAACTTCATACTTCACCAACTTTTTAAAATGTTCTATCATCAATGAATTTCTATAAAGTGTTCCATCAATATCAAAAAATGCACCTACTGCCATACAAATACCTCCTATTTACCTTTTATTTCCCATCCTCTTAGCTTAAATACTGCTTTTATTACTTGAGCATAAATTCTAGAATCAATCTCTGAAAATAAATTTTCCCCATAAATTAAATCCAACAAACTGCTTGTTTTAGCATGAGGATATTTATCAAGCAGTTCTTTTATCTCAATCAATTCAAAACTAACTGATCTAAGATTAGCTAGTTCATTCAGACCTTGCTTCATAACATCTAATTTGAAATTATCTTCTAAACCACTTACTTCAATCGTTTCTATTCGTTTACCTTCTATAAAATATTCTTTCATCAATTTCTGACTGTTTTTGTCAATTAAGCAGTCTAATCCTCGACTATCGATTAGAAGCATCTTGAGTATATAATTTATTTTTAGCCCTGATACCATCTCACCTAACTCTTTCGAAAAAATTTTAGTTGCCTCTTCTTCTTTAGAAACTATCTTTAGTTCATCATCTAATTTTATTTTGTTCCATATATTGTTTATTTGTTCCACATCACTAATTGTAAATGTTCTTGGCTCTGATTTCATTTCAGCGTTTCTTCTAACTTTGACCAATAGATGATCTCGCTGCCTAGAAAACCAAATTTTATTCTTATTATCCTCACCTTTAAATGAAAAATAATACTTTGTATTTGAAGTTTTTAAATGAGGATATTCATTAGATATCTTGTTGAAAAAATTGCGGAACAAACTACTTAATTTTCGATTTGATGCAATGCGATCTGTAAATTTATTTTCCATGCTAAACCACCCCATTATATCAAATAATACTTCCTCCACTATAATCTTTCTTATTATAACATACCTAATTCATTTATGGAATTCCTATACTCACCAATTCTGAAACTACTATCTCTCAATACATCTCACATGAACTATTAACTTTTTTAACTCTAAATTGCAATAGAGGACCACTTAGACCATTTACTGGTCTAGTAGCCCTCCATTACAATTATTAAATCCAGCCTTTCTTTTCTATCTCTTTTACTATTTGATTTGATTCTATACCAAATTTATTATATAATTCTTTACTTGGTGCTGATGCACCAAATGTATCTATTCCAATATTTATACCATCTATACCTGTATATTTTTGCCATCCAAATGTACTTGCAGCCTCTATCGAGATTCGTTTTCTTACTTCATTAGGCAATATCGACTCTTTATAGTCTATTTCCTGCTTATCAAATAACTCGAAACTTGGCATACTCACAATTCTGACTTTCTTTTCTCTTTTTACTAATTCATCGTATACATCATATGCTATAGAAATCTCTGAACCCGTTGCAATTATTATTATTTCTGGATTTTGATTGCTTTCCTTTAGTATATATCCTCCTTTGCATGAATTCTCACTAGTTTCATCAAGTGTAGGAAGATTTTGCCTTGATAGTATAAGCGCATATGGATTTTTTTCACTTTCAAGCGCTAGTTTCCATCCCAAAAGGGTTTCTTTTGCATCCGCCGGTCTAAATACAACTAAATTGGGAATACTTCTAAGTGATGCCAAGTGTTCAATTGGTTGATGTGTAGGGCCATCTTCACCTACTCCTATACTATCATGAGTCAGCACATAGATAACCGGTCTCTCCATTATAGCCGATAATCTCATAGCACCTTTCATATAATCACTAAAAACTAGGAACGTCGCTCCATACGCTTTGAGCCCTCCGTGCAAACTAATACCATTTATAATAGATGCCATAGCATGTTCCCTCACTCCAAAATGAATATTATCTCCACTTTGACTTGCTGAAAAAGCTCCATACTTGTCCAAGTTCGTTTTTGTTGAAGGTGCTAAATCTGCAGAACCACCAATCAAATTTTCAACTTTTTCTTTTAGCATATTCAAAACTTGACCCGAAGCTGCTCTTGTCGCCATACTCTCTTTAAATTTCCAAAGTGACTCATCACTTAAATCTATCTCTATTTTCCCAGAAATCCAGCCTTGCAGTTTTTTAAAATCATCTTTATAATGCTTTCTATAATAAAATACTCGTTCTTCCCAAGTTTGATAATCTCTAGCACCTCGTTTTCCTATTTCACCAAAGTGATTGTAAACATAAGGCTGAACTTTAAAAGGTGGCTGATTTTCAAATTCAAAATTTGCCCTTGCCTCCGACAAATGTTTTTCTCCAAGTGGAGACCCATGTACACCAGCTGTACCTTCTTTATCTCCAGCACCATGTCCAATTTTTGTTTTTATCTTAATCAAACTAGGCTTATTAAGTGTTCTTTTTGCAAATTTAATGGCGTATTCTATCGCATCTAAATCATCATCATCGCAAACTTCTAGCACTTGCCATCCATACGATTCATATCTAGCTTTTACATCTTCAGAAAAAGCTAAATCAGTTTTTCCCTCTATAGTTATTCCATTATCATCGTATAACACTATAAGCTTTCCAAGTTTCAAAGTTCCTGCTAATGACGCCGCTTCTGATGATATACCTTCCATCATGCAACCATCTCCTGCTAGTGCAAACGTATAGTGGTCAATAATATTACAATCCTCTTTGTTAAACTTTTCAGCAAGATATCTCTCGGCCATAGCCATACCAACTGCATTTCCAATACCTTGTCCTAGTGGACCTGTAGTTGTTTCAACACCTTGTGTATGCCCATATTCTGGATGACCCGGTGTTTTACTGTCAAGCTGTCTAAATCTCTTTAATTCGTTCATGGACAATCCATATCCTGATAAATGAAGCAAACTATATATCAGCATCGATCCATGCCCGGCAGATAAAACAAATCTGTCTCTATCTATCCACTCAGTTTCTTTAGGATGGTGCTTCATAACTCTTTGCCACAAAACATATGCCATAGAAGCAGCTCCCATTGGAAGTCCAGGATGACCTGAGTTTGCTTTTTCAACAGCATCTGCTGATAGTATTCTAATCGTATCTATACTTCTTTTCTCTATTTCTTTCACAATACATCCCTCCAAATCTACTTAGTCTCTACTCATATATATATCCTGTTTTTTGCATTTATATCTATTGATTTCCAAATAATTTTTCATACAAATTAACTTTATATCTATAAATAACAGGGTTACCTTCCAAAGTTGATCTAAACTTATCTAATCCGTCATTCTTATGTTCATAATCTATAGAACTATACTCTACTCTACTCTGATCTATTAACTTCCAATATCCCCATTCTTTTATAAATACATACTTCTTGTAAATATTACTTTTTTTATCATCGTCGTACATTATCTCTGTATGAGTATATATATAACGCCATTTGTCATTGTGACCATTATATACTTCAGAAATTTGCAAGCTAATATCCTCTATTTTCTCATTTATCTGCTTGGATAAATTTTGAAGCCTAAGCAATTCCTCATCTGTAAGTAAATCCAAATCTCTAGCAGTATATTTCTTACCTTGTAATATAAAAAGTTCATCATATTCTTTAAACACATACTCTCTGCTTACATATGGCCTTAGTTTTTCTCGATACTCATCATAGCCCATATCGAAATTCGACAACTTCCAATCAAATATTTCATGTTCTAAAACACCATCTGCAAGTTCTGCATCATTTATTTTTTGATAAGTATCTTTTAAAACTTCTAACTTTTGATAATCAATTCCTCGAGAAAGCATTTCTATATCTTGATTAATCTTTTTATCAGGCAAAACACCTTGACTCTGAATTATTTGATTACAACTTATAAAACGTTCCGTAGGTATATCTATATTCATACTAATTCTCTTCAAATTATAATTGTAGTTTCTTCCAAAAGATGATGCCATACCACCAGTTTGCTTTCCATAAATATATGCTCTATAAGAATACCTTAAAAAATCAACAAACAGGGGCGCAATCCCTCTTGTTTCATTATCTATTAAAACATACACTTCTCCATTAAATGAATTTCTCTTGAACGTATTAGTTTCATTGTTCCATCTTTTCTCTATCTTTATTCCATCATCAGCTATCGTTTTTTGGCTACTATAAAAATAAATGTCATTATGCTTGCTTTGGTAATCTGAATAGTATGCGTAATTTTTTTCAAATAAATAATTACTTAAATAGTAGAATACTACTGGATTGTCTAGATTACTTCCTCTCAAATCTAATATCAATATGTCAATGTCCTTATCCTTCATTTCTTTGAACGATTCCTCTAAAAAAATACTATACCTCCAATATTGATCAATACCTTTTAATTTTATTCTGGCTATTTCATTGCTTTCGATATCCATTGAATAATATTCACCATCTTTAAAATTAGAATAGTCATAAATGCTAATCCCACTAACTATTTGTTTCAAACCACTATCAAATTCTAACTCATAATTAGCACTATAACCAAAAACTAAGCCATAGTAAAACCCAAAATCATCTGCTAGTTTTGAATACTTAACAATATCATTTTCTCCAGCAATATAATCAACTAATTTTGATACAATAATATCTATTGATAATCCATCTATTTTACTTATTTTTTTGCCATCGATTGAGATTTCACTGCCTATATTTTTTAAAACATAGCAATTCTCATCTTCAAATCTAATCTTAATTGGCAAAAAACATTTTTCTTCATCAAAGTATTCATTTAACCATTTTCTATCAAAACTTAGATTAACTTGACTATCATCTAATCGTGCAAATTCCTTCATAAGAAACTTTCCAAATTCTACATCACTCTTATCATTTCCCAACCGTTCGATATATTCAAAAATTCTATTTTTCATATCATTAGATTCTAACTCATATTCTACCGAAGGATATAAATAATCAAATTTTTCAAATAAATCTTCAGCTATAAATTTCATATCATCTTGACTTAGGATTTTTTCTTTATTCAAATTTATATCTTCTGCATCTGCTGAATCTTTGAAATAGAACACTATAATTGATATCAATACTATAATAAAAATACCTATATATCTCTTTTTCACATTCAAACCTCAATTCCATTAAATCGCTTTTGTTTTATATATTGTATCACGATTTTAATTCATTTATCCAAAAATTTAAAATATATTTTCCTCTAAGTTTTATAACATATATAAAGGGTATAGCTGTCTTGTAATCACATTCTGAATGCATATATCGAAGGAGGTTCTAAATGAAAGCTCAATATGAAGTAAAAACAAAAAAAACATTCGCAGAATCTGTGGATGCTGTACGCGATAGTGTTCAATTGTTTAATTTCACAATTTTATGGGAATTTGACGTAAAAGATCAATTATCTAAAAATGACCTTAACTTTTCCAATCCATTTAAGATTATAGAAGTTTGCAATCCCAAACGCACAAAAGATGTTTTAGATGAAAATATTCTAGTTGGTTATCTCCTCCCATGTAAAGTCGTTATTTACGAAATGAAAGAACAAGTTTATATAGGAATGCTAAATCCAACCGCTCTAGTAGATTTGATTCCAAATCATGATTTAAATAGGATTGCAGAGGATGTAGAAAATGATTTACGAAAAGCAATTGATTTAGCTGCTGTATAATATACATTCTCAAAAAAGACCATTGGCTCTATCCCAACGGTCTTTTTTTCTTCACAATATCATAATCTATTTTTCTAATTCTATAATCAAATCTCCAAAATTTACACTTTCATGTTGAATTACTCTTAAATTTTCAAAACTCCCCATATTTGTAATTATAATTGGTGATATCAAACTCTTACCATTCTTTTTCAAATATTCCAAATCCACCTTCAATAAATTCTGCCCAATACTTATAATATCTCCAGCTTCTACAAAACATTCAAAACCTTCGCCTTTAAGTTCAACTGTGTCCAATCCAACATGAATCAACATCTCGACTCCATCACTATTTTTGATACCAATAGCATGCTTTGTAGGAAACACATTTACAACTTCACCATCAATTGGAGCTTTCACCATATTTTCATCTAGCTCTATAGCGATTCCATCTCCTACCATTTTTTGAGCAAAAACAGGATCCGGTACATTTTCAAGTAATACAAATTGTCCTTTTATAGGAGATTTTATTTCACACTTATTGTTTTTCTTTAGCCATTTAAACATTGATTTCCTCCTTGTCACTATCATAAACTATATTCCCATCAATAAAAGTTTTTTCAACTTCAAATCTTTCGTTTAATATTACCAAATCGGCAACTTTCCCTACTTCTATACTTCCAATAATATCATCTAACTTTAGGACTCTCGCCGGATTATAACTTGACATTTTAGCAATATCACACAATGTACTATCACCTGAATCATGCATATTCTTACAAGCTTTATTCATAGTCAAAACACTACCCGCCAATGTTCCATCTTCCAGTCTTGCACTATTGTTTTTGACAAATACTCTCTGACCTCCTAAATTATACTCGCCATCTTGCATACCTCCAGCACGCATACTATCGGTTATTAATATCAAATGATTGCTCGTCTTAATTTTCTTCATTAACTTTAAAATATCTTTATGAGTATGAATTTGGTCTGCTATAAATTCTGTATTTACATCATCTCTTAGCAAAACGGCCCCTACTACTCCTGGTTTTCTATGATGAAGCCCCGTCATTGCATTAAACGTGTGAGTAGAATGTGACGCCCCCGCGTCAATAGCCCTAATAGCCCCTTCATAACTGCTATCAGTATGACCTATTGAAAATACAATTTCACCTTTGAATTTTTTTATAAGAGCTATTGCACCATCTGATTCTGGTGCTAATGTAACTATTTTCAAACAATCTGCATAGTTTTCTATTAATGTTTCATTTGGACTAATTATATATTTAGAATCTTGAGCTCCTTTGAATTTTTCACTAATAAACGGCCCTTCTAAATGTGCTCCTCTAACTTTTGCATAGCCTGTCTTGATATTCATCATTTTCCTAATATTTTTCAGCGCATTCTCTATTCTGTCCATGCTCATAGTCATAGTTGTAGGCAAAAACGATGTAACTCCAGTTTTTACAAGCCCCTTACTTATTTCTAATATGGCCTCCGGTATTTCATCCATCGTATCATAGCCTGCAAATCCATGAATGTGAATATCTATAAAACCAGGAAACACATATTTTTTGTTTGCATCTATTTCTTCTTCAACCTTGTCAGAATCATAATCTTCATATTTTACAATATCCCTGATAACACCGTCAAATAATAATGCTGAATCGCTAATTACTCTATCATTTAAAACAATATTTGCGTTTATTATCGCTTTCATTAAAACATCCCCTTTCATCAAATAACTAGCCCAATCTAATTATTTGATGAAAAGGCGCAATATTATTGCGCTCTTTCTTTAATCATTATAGCATCTTTTTCATTTGATCCGCTACAAGTTCTGCTTTAGTTCCTACAACAACCTGCATATTGTGAGCATTTGGTCTAAGCACTCCCGTTGCTCCTAAAGCTTTAAGGTCTGAATCATCTATCATGTCAGCATTTTTAATACTTAATCTA
Coding sequences within it:
- the mnmA gene encoding tRNA 2-thiouridine(34) synthase MnmA, which produces MKKKVVIGMSGGVDSAVAAHLLKEAGYDVIGIMMKFVPDDDGFEDEKACCSLSAVTDARMVADQLDIPFYVMNFKKPFKEKVIDYFVDEYTNGRTPNPCVMCNKKIKFDALYKRAKALGADYIATGHYAQIVEEDGRYQLKKGIDERKDQTYMLYTLTQEQLAHTLMPCGTYNKDEVREIAESIGLHLYKKRDSQEICFVPDNSHGDFICDMLGNVKEGNFVDKEGNVLGRHKGIVYYTIGQRKGLGIAIGKPAFVIDINAETNEIVIGDNDDLMKKELIAEDVNLIYTEKLDKELKVMAKIRYNGAASAATIYPIDENTVKVVFEEEQRAITKGQSVVFYKEGYVVGGGIIEKIC
- a CDS encoding cysteine desulfurase, with amino-acid sequence MESMVYMDYAATTGLDREALDIMAKYSLDFFGNPSSVYSFSRESKKIIDETRQVIGGFINAPFKDIYFTSGATESNNWAIRGIMEANKEKGKHMITTKIEHHATLRTCEYLEDNGYDVTYLPVDCEGKISLTELKKHIREDTVLISLIFANNEVGSVQPIKEVGKICAKKDILFHTDAVQAIGHVPIDVESYGIDLLSFSAHKLHGPKGLGGLYIKNGLNIKPLIYGGAQQNYKRAGTENLPAIAAFKVAFENLIKLFEEENNRFREYRNKLYEGLCGLEGVWYNGPEEEHFKISNILNVGFEDIESESLLLALDQENIMVSAGSACASGALDPSHVLTAMGLDEDRALASLRFSIGRYTTEDEIDYVIKTVCEKVRFLRTL
- a CDS encoding rRNA pseudouridine synthase translates to MRLDKMLSNLGYGSRKEIRKMAKKGEIIVNGKGITKADMHIDTENDRVYVNGEKAVYREYIYIMLNKPQGVVSATSDYRDETVIDLIDESFWAFEPFPVGRLDKDTEGLLLLTNDGKLSHNLLSPKKHVDKTYYVEVCDELKEEDVIKFSKGVTIDGDYKCLPAELEILESGEISKAYVTIREGKFHQIKKMMLAIGNEVVYLKRMQMGSLKLDEHLELGEYRELSEEELELLKG
- a CDS encoding HAD-IB family hydrolase encodes the protein MAVGAFFDIDGTLYRNSLMIEHFKKLVKYEVVDPRLWHSHVKYTYKEWRKRVRDYEDYMLELVDIYIEALRGRKKEDLEFISNQVIRLNGDVVYKFTRDQIKWHQEQGHKVFFISGSPNFLVSKMAEKYGVDAYKGAQYLVDEEGRFTGDVIPMWDSVSKNKALKQLVEKYDLDLSKSYAYGDTNGDYSMLSKVGNPIAINPTRELLENIKANDKMAQNARIIVERKDVIYNLTPNVELIEY
- the tkt gene encoding transketolase, whose translation is MKEIEKRSIDTIRILSADAVEKANSGHPGLPMGAASMAYVLWQRVMKHHPKETEWIDRDRFVLSAGHGSMLIYSLLHLSGYGLSMNELKRFRQLDSKTPGHPEYGHTQGVETTTGPLGQGIGNAVGMAMAERYLAEKFNKEDCNIIDHYTFALAGDGCMMEGISSEAASLAGTLKLGKLIVLYDDNGITIEGKTDLAFSEDVKARYESYGWQVLEVCDDDDLDAIEYAIKFAKRTLNKPSLIKIKTKIGHGAGDKEGTAGVHGSPLGEKHLSEARANFEFENQPPFKVQPYVYNHFGEIGKRGARDYQTWEERVFYYRKHYKDDFKKLQGWISGKIEIDLSDESLWKFKESMATRAASGQVLNMLKEKVENLIGGSADLAPSTKTNLDKYGAFSASQSGDNIHFGVREHAMASIINGISLHGGLKAYGATFLVFSDYMKGAMRLSAIMERPVIYVLTHDSIGVGEDGPTHQPIEHLASLRSIPNLVVFRPADAKETLLGWKLALESEKNPYALILSRQNLPTLDETSENSCKGGYILKESNQNPEIIIIATGSEISIAYDVYDELVKREKKVRIVSMPSFELFDKQEIDYKESILPNEVRKRISIEAASTFGWQKYTGIDGINIGIDTFGASAPSKELYNKFGIESNQIVKEIEKKGWI
- a CDS encoding S41 family peptidase; this encodes MKKRYIGIFIIVLISIIVFYFKDSADAEDINLNKEKILSQDDMKFIAEDLFEKFDYLYPSVEYELESNDMKNRIFEYIERLGNDKSDVEFGKFLMKEFARLDDSQVNLSFDRKWLNEYFDEEKCFLPIKIRFEDENCYVLKNIGSEISIDGKKISKIDGLSIDIIVSKLVDYIAGENDIVKYSKLADDFGFYYGLVFGYSANYELEFDSGLKQIVSGISIYDYSNFKDGEYYSMDIESNEIARIKLKGIDQYWRYSIFLEESFKEMKDKDIDILILDLRGSNLDNPVVFYYLSNYLFEKNYAYYSDYQSKHNDIYFYSSQKTIADDGIKIEKRWNNETNTFKRNSFNGEVYVLIDNETRGIAPLFVDFLRYSYRAYIYGKQTGGMASSFGRNYNYNLKRISMNIDIPTERFISCNQIIQSQGVLPDKKINQDIEMLSRGIDYQKLEVLKDTYQKINDAELADGVLEHEIFDWKLSNFDMGYDEYREKLRPYVSREYVFKEYDELFILQGKKYTARDLDLLTDEELLRLQNLSKQINEKIEDISLQISEVYNGHNDKWRYIYTHTEIMYDDDKKSNIYKKYVFIKEWGYWKLIDQSRVEYSSIDYEHKNDGLDKFRSTLEGNPVIYRYKVNLYEKLFGNQ
- a CDS encoding DUF302 domain-containing protein; translation: MKAQYEVKTKKTFAESVDAVRDSVQLFNFTILWEFDVKDQLSKNDLNFSNPFKIIEVCNPKRTKDVLDENILVGYLLPCKVVIYEMKEQVYIGMLNPTALVDLIPNHDLNRIAEDVENDLRKAIDLAAV
- a CDS encoding PTS glucose transporter subunit IIA, which gives rise to MFKWLKKNNKCEIKSPIKGQFVLLENVPDPVFAQKMVGDGIAIELDENMVKAPIDGEVVNVFPTKHAIGIKNSDGVEMLIHVGLDTVELKGEGFECFVEAGDIISIGQNLLKVDLEYLKKNGKSLISPIIITNMGSFENLRVIQHESVNFGDLIIELEK
- the nagA gene encoding N-acetylglucosamine-6-phosphate deacetylase, with the translated sequence MKAIINANIVLNDRVISDSALLFDGVIRDIVKYEDYDSDKVEEEIDANKKYVFPGFIDIHIHGFAGYDTMDEIPEAILEISKGLVKTGVTSFLPTTMTMSMDRIENALKNIRKMMNIKTGYAKVRGAHLEGPFISEKFKGAQDSKYIISPNETLIENYADCLKIVTLAPESDGAIALIKKFKGEIVFSIGHTDSSYEGAIRAIDAGASHSTHTFNAMTGLHHRKPGVVGAVLLRDDVNTEFIADQIHTHKDILKLMKKIKTSNHLILITDSMRAGGMQDGEYNLGGQRVFVKNNSARLEDGTLAGSVLTMNKACKNMHDSGDSTLCDIAKMSSYNPARVLKLDDIIGSIEVGKVADLVILNERFEVEKTFIDGNIVYDSDKEEINV